A window of Rhododendron vialii isolate Sample 1 chromosome 13a, ASM3025357v1 contains these coding sequences:
- the LOC131313933 gene encoding uncharacterized protein LOC131313933 translates to MNEFYKRRPPTFNGDTNPTVAETWLKEVKMILDTLEITRDGDRVALATYQLKGEAPKEQEFLNLKQGTLTVTQYAAKFEELSRYALTSIPTEDKKARRFEWGLTTARRAVVAQAFTTYAEVVKCALRLESEENDFKNRWRKATGNTGGPIRTQPSNDNRGPHPTKPFNPSQNNQPWETTTPGSGGPQRGGQDIATIWCYNCQAMGHIRRNCPQPQRKRDGNLWDQKAQQPRQADFVKQNLRGPS, encoded by the exons ATGAACGAGTTCTACAAAcgccgacccccgaccttcaacggagatACCAACCCCACCGTGGCTGAAACATGGCTGAAGGAGGTCAAAATGATcttggacaccttggagatcacccggGATGGAGATCGTGTAGCTTTAGCCACATATCaactgaagggagaagccc CCAAGGAACAGGAGTTCCTGAATCTGAAGCAGGGAACACTGACCGtcacccagtacgcggccaaattcgAAGAACTGTCCCGCTATGCCCTTACCTCCATACCTACCGAAGACAAGAAGGCCAGAAGGTTTGAGTGGGGGTTGACTACTGCTCGCAGGGCTGTGGTAGCTCAAGCTTTTACCACCTATGCTGAAGTAGTGAAATGTGCTCTCCGGCTAGAGAGTGAGGAGAATGACTTCAAAAaccgatggaggaaggcgacaggCAACACCGGCGGACCAATCCGAACTCAACCCTCCAACGACAATCGTGGACCCCACCCCACCAAACCCTTTAACCCATCTCAAAACAACCAACCCTGGGAGACTACTACCCCCGGGTCTGGCGGACCACAGAGAGGTGGTCAAGACATAGCAACAATTTGGTGTTAtaactgtcaggctatgggccacaTTAGGCGCAACTGCCCGCAGCCTCAAAGGAAGAGGGATGGGAACCTTTGGGATCAGAAAGCTCAACAACCTAGACAGGCcgattttgtgaagcaaaacctcCGCGGGCCATCGTAG